A stretch of DNA from Paracoccus methylovorus:
TCCGTGTGGAAATATCCACGGGGGTGCGGGGGCAGTCAGCCCCCGCGTCACAAGGACGCAACGGGATTGGCATGGACGAGCTGACCGAACCCCTGACGCAAGGCAACCGTCGCGCACTGTCCCGCGCGATCACGCTGATCGAAAGCACCCGCCCCGACCACCGCGCCCGTGCCGTGGCCCTGCTGGCCGAGCTGCCCCGGCATCAGGCCCTGCGCATCGGCCTGTCAGGCACGCCCGGCGTCGGTAAATCCACCTTTATCGAGGCTTTCGGCAAGCTGCTGACCGCGCAGGGGCTCAAGGTCGCCGTCCTTGCGGTCGATCCCAGTTCGGCGCGCTCAGGCGGATCGATCCTCGGCGACAAGACCCGGATGGATACCCTGTCCCGCGATCCCAACGCCTTCATCCGCCCCTCGCCCTCGCGCGCCGAGCTGGGCGGCGTCGCACGACGCACCCGCGAAACGGTGCGGCTGTGCGAAGCGGCCGGCTTCGATGTGGTCCTGATCGAGACGGTGGGTGTCGGCCAATCCGAAACGCTGGTCGCCGATATGTCGGACCTGTTCATCCTGCTGCTCGCCCCGGCGGGCGGGGATGAGCTTCAGGGCGTCAAGCGCGGTATCATGGAAATCGCCGACATCATCTTGGTCAACAAGGCCGATGGCGAATTGCGCCAGACCGCCATGCGTACCGTTGCCGATTACGCCGGGGCGCTGCGGCTGTTGCGCAAGCGCCCCTATGATCCCGAGGGGTTTCCCAAGGCCCTGCCCGTCTCGGCCTATACTGGCGAGGGGCTGGAGAAAGCTTGGACCAACATGACCTGGCTGGCCGACTGGCGGCGGCAACACAGCCATTTCGACAGCCGCCGCGCCGAACAGGCCCGGCACTGGTTCCTGTCCGAACTGCGCGCCGGTCTGTTGGCGCAACTCGACCGACCCGAGGTGCGCACCCGGCTGACCGAGATCGGCGATATGGTGGCGCAGGGCAAAAGCGACCCCGATTCGGCGGCGGCGCAAGTGCTCGACTGGCTGGGTGGGGGCCAGGCCCAATCGCCCCCGAAATCGTTGCAAGGCACATGACTGCGGCAAGTTACAAAAACGAACGGGATTTCCGCGAAGCCCTTCCCGCGCTGCTCGGGGCTGTCCCGAAGGATGGGGCTCAGTTCGGGGCGGCATGGATCGACACACCGCTTGGCGGCATGGTCGCACTGGTCGACGCCACGCAACTGCACCTGCTGGAATTCGCCGATCGTTTCCGGCTCGAAACAGGACTGCGGCAAGCAGCCCGCCGCGCGCCAGGGCGGATCGGATTTGGCCGCACCGCTGTTACAGACCGGGTCGAGGCGCAGCTTTCCGCCTATTTTACAGGTGGTTGTTCCAAATTCGATCTGCCGCTCGCACTTAACGGAACGCCTTTCCAGCGTCAGGTTTGGCAAGAGTTGCAGCAGATCCCCTCTGGCCACACCCTCAGCTATGGGGAACTCGCACGGCGCATCGGCCACCCCCAGGCGGTTCGGGCGGCGGCACGGGCCAATGGCGCGAACCGCATCGCCGTGGTGATTCCCTGCCATCGGGTCCGGGGTGCGGATGGCGCGCTGACCGGTTATGGTGGTGGGCTGTGGCGCAAACAGGCGCTGCTGGACCACGAGCCCCGGCATTTTCCGGCATGATGGAACATGGCGGAACCGGGAAAACCGGCAAAAAGGCTTGACGCGCCGCCCGTCCCGCTTTATCCCGCGCAAACAGATTTCCGGGCGCTGCCACGCGGCGCCCTTACATATTGCGGGCAAACGCCCGCGCAGGATCGAATCGAAGGAACAAGATCATGTCGCGCGTTTGCGAACTGACCGGCAAGGGCCCGATGAGCGGCAACAACGTCTCCCACGCCAACAACAAGACCCGCCGCCGGTTTCTACCGAACCTGAACGACGTGTCGCTGCTGTCGGAAAAGCTGGGCCGCAGCTATCAGCTGCGCATCTCGGCCGCCGCGCTGCGCTCGGTCGATCACCGTGGCGGGCTGGATGCCTTTCTGGTGAAAGCCAAGGACGCGGAACTGTCCGACCGCGCGCTGAAGATCAAGCGCGAACTGGCAAAAGCCTGATTTCCTCTTCCCATCGGGCCTGTCGATTCCAAGCCCGGTGATATGTGATGCGCCCTGCCGTCAGCGGCGGGGCCTTTTTCGTTCTGACGCGCCATAGCCGGACCGCCCGTCCAGGCGCCTCGTATTGCGCCCACCCGTCAGGGAATCTGTTCAACGCCCGGCTTCTGTCCAACCGTGCGCAAAGCGCCACAGCGCGCACCCTGATCACGTCCAAATAACTGCGACTAGCTGGCAACTTGGGTAAAACTCATGATTGCGGCATATCCAGGTTATCTGATACCGGTTCGCGCAGTTCTGGTTATAGCGGAATATTGCATCTCGTGCGGTACTGCTTGAACGCATTTTTACGTTCTCTCATCTAGCGTCTGCTCTGGAAGAGCAATGGTACCAGAATCAACTATGGGCGCGAAATTATATGGGAGGAGCGCGAGTTCAGAAAGGCAGCCCCATGAAACAAAAGGCAAGACTTTCTGAAACGCCACACTCTTATCAACATCTGGCAATAATCACAAAAGTCTGCCACTGGCGCGGAAAATTCTCAAACAATATCAATGATATGCTGAGCAGACCGACAGTTCGTCCTGCCCTATTTCTCAGATAGCGTTGCCTCACCGTGCCCATGAAAAAGCCGGCGCGTGGCCGGCTGCTTTGTCAGATCATGGGTTTACGCGACGTCGGCGCGTCGAAAGATCATTGTGCTACGTAATCCCAACGGAAGTGGCAGCGCGCCATTGGATATCTGATGGTTGAACTCGTCGTCAGCGGATCGACCCGACCGTTCGACCAGCTCGTTCAGGGAGACATGTGCTGCCTGAAATTCCTCAAGCGATTTTCTGCAGCTGTACTTACCGCCTCTGATGCTGACACTTTTACGCTTCGTAGGGGCCGCAAGAAAGCCAGCCTGCCGCAGGCGATAAACTGTTGGCCTGCTGATCTTTAGAAGCCGAGCAACGCTCCATGAGGATGCAACGGGCTCTTGGGGTCGGCGGTAGATACCGTTCAGGGAGCCTGGATGAACCCGAAATGCTCGGAAATCGTCTGCGTAAGCACCTTCGAAATATAGCGGAATGCGACGGTCAAGGATGATCTCCGCAAGTGATGCGATAGTCACGCCACGCCGACGCGCGGCAGTGGAGATATCAATGAGGTCTTTGGTGGCTTCGGCTGGCTTCGCAAAAGCCCTGAACCGTTCAAGAAACTCGTCCAGATCCTCCGGCCGGTAGATGGTTGACCTTTTTCCATATTCCGATTGCTTTGGGATGAGCCCGTGGCTTGCCAGTCGCGCAAGCACCACCGTTTCAACGCCAAGCAACTCCGCGGCTTCCTTCGCGCTCAGACGCATGCCGACCTCGGCGACGATGTCGTTGAGCAGAGCTGTCGAGATATAGCGCGTCAGCGTGTAATACCTGTTCTGAGCATCCGCCTTGGCCATCCCCATAGTGGCGAGTTTCTGACCAAGCCTGTTGTGAGGAATGCCGAACACCTGCTTTGCCGTCGAGAAGGAGTGAACCTGCTGCTCCGGACAAGGCTTGCCGAGAACAATTGACCCCGTCGTGACGGGAAAGTGTTCGAAAATAAACTCCCGAACAATGTCGCGCACAACGTCAAAGTCCGGGTCATCATCACGAGAGCGCAACCAGTCGAAGAATACGCCGTAGTGTGACCGGTAGAGTTTTTCTCCCACCGGATGGGAGTCCTGGATTTCTTTGAGCTTTTGGCGCAATGCCTCCGGACCTCCGCGAAGGATGCTCAAGCCAGCGGTGCCGGCCGCTGCCCATTGCGCATCCGTAAGTTCCGCTCGCTTTACTCTTGGTCCCAAAGTCAGAAGCGCGCCAAGCATCTCGCAAGTCTGCACTGCAATATGAAACGGCAAGCAGTCCAGCCAGCTTTGTCCGGGTCCGTTCTGGATTCGATCGGTCAAATACCGCTCCAGCTCCAGATCCTGGGACACAGCCAAATCACCGGCTGTTGGTTTAAAGCCGTCGAGCATGGGGATGTGATCAAAGCAATCATTGCCGTTTTTTGGCTTGGGAACGGCAACGAGGTGGCACCCATGTTTCACACAGGTGCGGATCGCTGCAAGTTGCCAGATCCCATGATGGATGATTTCTGTCGTGTTGCGCACCTCGCTGCTACACATCGGGCAAATCCGAAGCGTTGTCCGGATAAATCCGGTGAACTTTATGCGTTCGTTCCCGAGCCGAAACCAACCCGGCTCAATCAGGGAAGGTGTTGCCGCTTGCAGCGGGACGGGATCGATATCGCCCAGAACTGCCAACCTCTGGATTTCGACCGGATCGCCGTTCACAAGCGAGAAGTAGTCGATCCCAACGTCCGAGCAGAAGGTGATCATCCGGGGCACGCCGTTCCGCCGAGCCCGCCGCGAGGCGAAGGATGTCGCGGATTCTCCCACAATCGCGGGGACCGTCAATGGTAGCGGTTTTGTCGCCGTGAACATCAGCGTTTCTCCCGTGAAAAGACCTGCCGCGCATCGACCCGGTAAAAATCGGGAATGATGAAGGGGTTGTGCGCCATGGCGCGTGCGCTTTCCACATAGCCGGCGCGTGCCATGGCGCACTTGCCGTGAGGCCAACCGCCGGCAAATGCGTGGATGGTGATCAGCGCTGTTTGCGGGCTGTGCTATTGGCGAGGCGGTAGCTTTCGCCGTCCATCTCGAGGATGCCGACATGGTGGAACAGTCGGCCGAGCAGCGCGCCGGAGTGTTTGTCTGGCTGGGCGATCCTCTGTTGGGGCCAACCTCGGCTCTATGGGCCGTTCTATGCATGGAGTAGCGCAAAGGTGCGCTCGGCGCTATTGTAACTCTAATCGGGGTGGGGCAAGTTCTCTTCCGCCTTCGCCGCTCCCACAGCAAAAGCCGGTGCAGCAATTGCTGCCAGATGTTCCTCTGCTCACAGATAACAGGTCCTCTCGTTTTGCGCGTGGAAGGCTGGTTACTCAAGATTGTCACATAGGAAAATCACCTCGCTTTGGCCGGCTGGCAGCGGACACAACGACTAACAGAGCTTGGGTGCCTTGCTGAAACACTTGTGATCCTGCGCCACCGACTGTGGGAGTAGACCCAGGAGCACTTGTCAAAAAACTTTAACCGACTTGTAGCCGATCTGACATCTCTACGTGGAACACGCTCCTTCGAAAAAGGAGCGCGCATGTCGCAACAATCCATCGACCTCCGAGGCATACGCAAAAGCTTCGGAGCCACGCAGGTTCTGACGGATATCGACCTTTCGGTGAAGGAGGGTGAGTTCCTCTCTCTGGTCGGAATGTCCGGCTGCGGGAAATCGACGCTGCTGCGCGTCATTGCCGGTCTTGAAGCGCCCGACCATGGCTTGGTCTTCATTGGCGCCGAGGATGTGACCTCACGCGATCCGTCCGACCGAAACCTTGCGATGGTGTTCCAGTCCTACGCGCTCTATCCGCATATGAGCGTCCGTCAGAACATTGCGACGCCCTTGCGGATGCGGCTTCTGACATTGCCCGCCCGGCTGCCGCTGTTGGGCCGGCTGCTGGCGCCGAAGGCGGTGATGGCCCAGATCGACGCGGCCGTCGCAAAGGCTGCCGAGACGCTTCAGATCACCCATCTTCTGGACCGCAAACCGGGGCAGCTGTCGGGCGGGCAGCGGCAACGGGTCGCGCTGGCGCGGGCGCTGGTCCGCCAGCCGGCGGCATTTCTGATGGACGAGCCGCTGTCGAACCTCGACGCGAAGCTGCGGGCGCATATGCGGGATGAGCTGGCGGCCCTGCATCGCCGCCTTGGGGCGACCTTCGTCTATGTCACCCACGACCAGACCGAGGCCATGACGATGTCGGACCGCATCGCGCTGATGATCGACGGAAGGATCGAGCAGCTAGGCACTCCCGACGATCTTTACCAGCGACCGGCGACCCTGGCGGTGGCGCGGTTCATCGGCTCGCCCGGCATCAACCTGCTGCCGGCCGAGGCAGATGCCGAGGGCCGCGTTAACATCGCGGGACAGGCGACGGGCATCCGAGCGCGGCCGGGCCCCCTGACCGTCGGCATCCGCCCCGAGGACCTGCAGGCCGGGGACGAGGGACTGGCCGCCGAGGTCCTCCGCGTCGAGACGCACGGCCCCGACCGTTTCCTGACCTGTGCGCTGCAGTTTGATCACGCAACCCTCGTGTTGCGACAGGGCGCCAGCGCCCGGCCGGCGCGGGGCGACATGCTGCGGCTGAGCATCCCGCCCGAGCGGGCGCATCTGTTCGCGGCGGACGGGCAGCGGCTGTCCGCATGGGCTGCCGGCCAGGTGGCCGCATGACCGACGCCGTCCTGCCCGCCGCCGCACCCGCCCACCGTGCCATCGCCCTGCCGCGGGGTCTGTTCTTTGTCGCGCCCGCGGTGCTTCTGATGCTGGCGATCTATATCCTGCCGGTCCTCGTGCTGACCGGATTTTCCATCACCGATTACCGGCTTGGCGCACTGGAGTGGCGGTTCGTGGGTCTCGGTAATTTCCGGGCCGCCTTTCAGGACCCGGTGTTTACCCGCGCGCTGGCGAACACCGCCCTTTATGCCGTCTTGGTGATCCCCGCCGGAGTCTTCCTCGCCTTGGGCATCGCGCTGCTGGTGCATGGGCGCCGGCGGTCCCGCGCGCTGTGGGAGACGGCATATTTCCTGCCCGTCACCGCGACGCTGGTCGCGATGGCCACGGTCTGGCAGTTCCTGCTGCACCCGACCCTGGGGCCCGTCAACGCGGCGATCACCTGGGCGGGTTTCGATCCGGTGTCTTTCCTCGGCAATCCGGCGCTGCTGATCCCGACGCTGGCGCTGATCGGCATCTGGCAAGTGCTTGGCTTCAACATGGTGCTGTTCCTCGCGGGGCTGACCGCTATCCCGAACGACCTGATCGACGCTGCGCGCATGGACGGGGCCCGCAGCCCCATCGACCGATTTCTGACAGTCACCTGGCCGATGCTGGGCCCGACGACGATGTTCGTGATCGTCACAACATCGATCTCGGCCTTCAAAGTTTTCGAGACCGTGGCCGTGTTGACCAAGGGCCGCTCGGGGTCTGAAACGCTGCTCTATGCGCTTTATCTTGAGGGGTTTGAGTATTCGAACACGGGCTACGCTGCCGCGCTGACGCTGATCTTTCTGGCAATCGTGCTGGTCCTGTCGATCGGCCAGACCATGCGCATGGACCGGAAGGTGCATTACTGATGCGGCGGTTTTTTCCCCACCTGGTCTTGGGACTTGGCGCGGCGCTGATGCTGCTGCCCTTCTACTGGATGATCCTGACTTCGATCCGCGCGCCGGCCGAAATCT
This window harbors:
- the meaB gene encoding methylmalonyl Co-A mutase-associated GTPase MeaB; this encodes MDELTEPLTQGNRRALSRAITLIESTRPDHRARAVALLAELPRHQALRIGLSGTPGVGKSTFIEAFGKLLTAQGLKVAVLAVDPSSARSGGSILGDKTRMDTLSRDPNAFIRPSPSRAELGGVARRTRETVRLCEAAGFDVVLIETVGVGQSETLVADMSDLFILLLAPAGGDELQGVKRGIMEIADIILVNKADGELRQTAMRTVADYAGALRLLRKRPYDPEGFPKALPVSAYTGEGLEKAWTNMTWLADWRRQHSHFDSRRAEQARHWFLSELRAGLLAQLDRPEVRTRLTEIGDMVAQGKSDPDSAAAQVLDWLGGGQAQSPPKSLQGT
- a CDS encoding methylated-DNA--[protein]-cysteine S-methyltransferase — translated: MTAASYKNERDFREALPALLGAVPKDGAQFGAAWIDTPLGGMVALVDATQLHLLEFADRFRLETGLRQAARRAPGRIGFGRTAVTDRVEAQLSAYFTGGCSKFDLPLALNGTPFQRQVWQELQQIPSGHTLSYGELARRIGHPQAVRAAARANGANRIAVVIPCHRVRGADGALTGYGGGLWRKQALLDHEPRHFPA
- the rpmB gene encoding 50S ribosomal protein L28 → MSRVCELTGKGPMSGNNVSHANNKTRRRFLPNLNDVSLLSEKLGRSYQLRISAAALRSVDHRGGLDAFLVKAKDAELSDRALKIKRELAKA
- a CDS encoding helix-turn-helix domain-containing protein, whose product is MFTATKPLPLTVPAIVGESATSFASRRARRNGVPRMITFCSDVGIDYFSLVNGDPVEIQRLAVLGDIDPVPLQAATPSLIEPGWFRLGNERIKFTGFIRTTLRICPMCSSEVRNTTEIIHHGIWQLAAIRTCVKHGCHLVAVPKPKNGNDCFDHIPMLDGFKPTAGDLAVSQDLELERYLTDRIQNGPGQSWLDCLPFHIAVQTCEMLGALLTLGPRVKRAELTDAQWAAAGTAGLSILRGGPEALRQKLKEIQDSHPVGEKLYRSHYGVFFDWLRSRDDDPDFDVVRDIVREFIFEHFPVTTGSIVLGKPCPEQQVHSFSTAKQVFGIPHNRLGQKLATMGMAKADAQNRYYTLTRYISTALLNDIVAEVGMRLSAKEAAELLGVETVVLARLASHGLIPKQSEYGKRSTIYRPEDLDEFLERFRAFAKPAEATKDLIDISTAARRRGVTIASLAEIILDRRIPLYFEGAYADDFRAFRVHPGSLNGIYRRPQEPVASSWSVARLLKISRPTVYRLRQAGFLAAPTKRKSVSIRGGKYSCRKSLEEFQAAHVSLNELVERSGRSADDEFNHQISNGALPLPLGLRSTMIFRRADVA
- a CDS encoding ABC transporter ATP-binding protein produces the protein MSQQSIDLRGIRKSFGATQVLTDIDLSVKEGEFLSLVGMSGCGKSTLLRVIAGLEAPDHGLVFIGAEDVTSRDPSDRNLAMVFQSYALYPHMSVRQNIATPLRMRLLTLPARLPLLGRLLAPKAVMAQIDAAVAKAAETLQITHLLDRKPGQLSGGQRQRVALARALVRQPAAFLMDEPLSNLDAKLRAHMRDELAALHRRLGATFVYVTHDQTEAMTMSDRIALMIDGRIEQLGTPDDLYQRPATLAVARFIGSPGINLLPAEADAEGRVNIAGQATGIRARPGPLTVGIRPEDLQAGDEGLAAEVLRVETHGPDRFLTCALQFDHATLVLRQGASARPARGDMLRLSIPPERAHLFAADGQRLSAWAAGQVAA
- a CDS encoding carbohydrate ABC transporter permease, with product MTDAVLPAAAPAHRAIALPRGLFFVAPAVLLMLAIYILPVLVLTGFSITDYRLGALEWRFVGLGNFRAAFQDPVFTRALANTALYAVLVIPAGVFLALGIALLVHGRRRSRALWETAYFLPVTATLVAMATVWQFLLHPTLGPVNAAITWAGFDPVSFLGNPALLIPTLALIGIWQVLGFNMVLFLAGLTAIPNDLIDAARMDGARSPIDRFLTVTWPMLGPTTMFVIVTTSISAFKVFETVAVLTKGRSGSETLLYALYLEGFEYSNTGYAAALTLIFLAIVLVLSIGQTMRMDRKVHY